One part of the Populus alba chromosome 18, ASM523922v2, whole genome shotgun sequence genome encodes these proteins:
- the LOC118040403 gene encoding cuscuta receptor 1-like isoform X2, whose protein sequence is MSSLKNLSLYALGSTVPSGGFLDLKNLEYLDLSYNTLNNSIFQTIRTMTSLKTLMLRSCNLNGQLPTNQGFLDLKNLEYLDLSYSTLNNSIFQTIRTMTSLKTLMLRSCNLNGQLPTTQGFLDLKNLEYLDLSSTTLNNSIFQAIRTMTSLKTLMLQSCNLNGRIPTTQGLCDLNHLQELHMGDNDLSGVLPSCLTNLTSLQQLSLSSNQLKIPVSLSPLYNLSKLKSFYGSDNEIFTEEDDHNLSPKFQLESLYLSSNGQGVGALPKFLYHQFNIQSLDLTNNQIKGEFPNWLIENNTYLQELYLENCSLSGPFLLPKNSHVNFSFLSISMNHFQGQIPSEIGDRLPGLQVLFMSDNGFNGSIPFSLGNISSLQAFDLSNNSLQGQIPGWIGNMSSLEFLDLSGNNFSGHLPPRFGTSSDLRYVYLSRNKLQGPIAMAFYDFSEMFALDLSHNNLTGTIPEWIDRLSNLRFLLLSYNNLKGEIPIQLSKLDQLILIDLSHNHLSGNISSWTISTHNFPVESTYFDLLAISQQSFEFTTKNVSLSYRGNIIWYFKGIDLSCNNFTGEIPLEIGNLSMIKALNLSHNSLTGAIPPTFSNLKEIESLDLSYNKLDGEIPPRLIELFSLEVFSVAHNNLSGKTPARVAQFATFEESCYKDNPFLCGEPLPKICGAAMPPLPTLTSTNNEDNGGFMDMEVFYVTFGVAYIMVLLVIGVVLYINPYWRRAWFHFIEMSINNCYYFLVDNLSILSKFGFS, encoded by the exons ATGTCTTCTCTAAAAAATCTATCATTATATGCTCTCGGCAGCACTGTACCTTCTGGAG GCTTCCTTGATCTCAAGAACTTGGAATACTTGGATTTGAGTTACAATACTCTCAATAATAGCATCTTCCAAACCATCAGAACGATGACCTCTCTTAAAACTTTAATGTTGCGGAGTTGTAATTTAAATGGCCAATTACCTACAAACCAAG GCTTCCTTGATCTCAAGAACTTGGAATACTTGGATTTGAGTTACAGTACTCTCAATAATAGCATCTTCCAAACCATCAGAACGATGACCTCTCTTAAAACTTTAATGTTGCGGAGTTGTAATTTAAATGGCCAATTACCTACAACCCAAG GCTTCCTTGATCTCAAGAACTTGGAATACTTGGATTTAAGTTCCACTACTCTCAATAATAGCATCTTCCAAGCCATTCGAACGATGACCTCTCTTAAAACTTTAATGTTGCAGAGTTGTAATTTAAATGGCCGAATACCTACAACCCAAG GCCTATGTGACTTAAATCATCTCCAAGAGCTACATATGGGTGACAATGATCTTAGTGGTGTCTTGCCTTCATGTCTAACAAATTTGACTTCCCTAcaacaactctctctctcttccaatCAGTTGAAGATCCCGGTATCATTGAGCCCATTATACAACCTTTCAAAACTCAAGTCTTTTTATGGTTCAGATAATGAAATATTCACAGAAGAAGATGATCATAATCTAAGCCCAAAGTTCCAGTTAGAGTCCCTTTATTTGAGCAGTAATGGACAAGGTGTAGGAGCATTACCCAAGTTCCTTTACCATCAGTTCAACATCCAGTCTTTGGATCTTACAAACAACCAAATAAAGGGAGAGTTTCCAAATTGGTTGATTGAGAACAACACATACCTACAAGAACTTTATTTAGAAAATTGTTCTCTTTCGGGTCCATTCTTGTTGCCAAAGAATTCTCATGTGAATTTTTCATTCCTGAGTATATCCATGAATCACTTCCAAGGCCAAATCCCTTCAGAAATCGGAGATCGTTTGCCAGGGTTACAAGTTTTATTTATGTCTGATAATGGTTTCAATGGAAGCATTCCTTTCTCGTTGGGTAACATTAGCTCGCTGCAAGCGTTCGACCTGTCAAATAACAGTTTGCAAGGGCAGATCCCTGGATGGATAGGGAATATGTCTTCTCTTGAATTCTTGGACCTATCAGGGAACAATTTCTCTGGTCATTTACCACCTAGATTTGGCACTTCTTCAGATTTGAGATATGTTTATTTGTCTAGAAATAAGTTGCAAGGGCCGATCGCAATGGCATTTTATGACTTCTCTGAGATGTTCGCATTAGATCTTTCCCATAATAATTTAACTGGTACAATTCCAGAATGGATTGATAGGCTATCTAACTTGAGATTTTTACTCTTGAGTTATAACAATCTTAAAGGTGAAATCCCAATTCAATTATCCAAGTTGGACCAGTTAATCCTGATTGATCTTTCTCACAACCACCTTTCTGGTAACATCTCCTCTTGGACTATATCTACTCATAATTTCCCAGTAGAAAGCACTTACTTTGATTTACTGGCCATATCACAACAATCCTTCGAGTTTACAACGAAGAATGTATCCCTTTCTTATAGAGGCAACATTATCTGGTACTTCAAAGGAATTGATCTCTCATGCAACAATTTCACAGGAGAGATTCCTCTTGAAATTGGAAACCTCAGTATGATCAAGGCATTGAACCTTTCACACAACAGTTTGACCGGAGCAATTCCACCAACATTTTCAAACTTAAAGGAAATAGAGAGCTTGGATCTTTCCTACAACAAACTGGATGGAGAAATCCCACCTCGACTTATTGAACTATTTTCTCTAGAAGTTTTTAGTGTGGCTCATAATAATTTATCTGGTAAGACTCCTGCGAGAGTTGCACAGTTTGCCACGTTTGAGGAGAGCTGCTACAAGGACAATCCTTTTCTTTGTGGAGAACCGCTACCCAAAATATGTGGTGCGGCTATGCCACCATTACCAACACTAACTTCAACGAACAATGAAGATAATGGTGGCTTCATGGATATGGAGGTTTTCTATGTGACCTTTGGGGTTGCATACATCATGGTGCTACTGGTGATAGGTGTAGTTCTATATATAAATCCATATTGGCGACGAGCTTGGTTTCACTTTATCGAGATGAGCATCAACAATTGCTATTATTTTCTAGTTGATAATCTTTCCATTTTATCCAAGTTTGGGTTTTCATAG
- the LOC118040403 gene encoding cuscuta receptor 1-like isoform X3: protein MSSLKNLSLYALGSTVPSGGFLDLKNLEYLDLSYSTLNNSIFQTIRTMTSLKTLMLRSCNLNGQLPTTQGFLDLKNLEYLDLSSTTLNNSIFQAIRTMTSLKTLMLQSCNLNGRIPTTQGLCDLNHLQELHMGDNDLSGVLPSCLTNLTSLQQLSLSSNQLKIPVSLSPLYNLSKLKSFYGSDNEIFTEEDDHNLSPKFQLESLYLSSNGQGVGALPKFLYHQFNIQSLDLTNNQIKGEFPNWLIENNTYLQELYLENCSLSGPFLLPKNSHVNFSFLSISMNHFQGQIPSEIGDRLPGLQVLFMSDNGFNGSIPFSLGNISSLQAFDLSNNSLQGQIPGWIGNMSSLEFLDLSGNNFSGHLPPRFGTSSDLRYVYLSRNKLQGPIAMAFYDFSEMFALDLSHNNLTGTIPEWIDRLSNLRFLLLSYNNLKGEIPIQLSKLDQLILIDLSHNHLSGNISSWTISTHNFPVESTYFDLLAISQQSFEFTTKNVSLSYRGNIIWYFKGIDLSCNNFTGEIPLEIGNLSMIKALNLSHNSLTGAIPPTFSNLKEIESLDLSYNKLDGEIPPRLIELFSLEVFSVAHNNLSGKTPARVAQFATFEESCYKDNPFLCGEPLPKICGAAMPPLPTLTSTNNEDNGGFMDMEVFYVTFGVAYIMVLLVIGVVLYINPYWRRAWFHFIEMSINNCYYFLVDNLSILSKFGFS, encoded by the exons ATGTCTTCTCTAAAAAATCTATCATTATATGCTCTCGGCAGCACTGTACCTTCTGGAG GCTTCCTTGATCTCAAGAACTTGGAATACTTGGATTTGAGTTACAGTACTCTCAATAATAGCATCTTCCAAACCATCAGAACGATGACCTCTCTTAAAACTTTAATGTTGCGGAGTTGTAATTTAAATGGCCAATTACCTACAACCCAAG GCTTCCTTGATCTCAAGAACTTGGAATACTTGGATTTAAGTTCCACTACTCTCAATAATAGCATCTTCCAAGCCATTCGAACGATGACCTCTCTTAAAACTTTAATGTTGCAGAGTTGTAATTTAAATGGCCGAATACCTACAACCCAAG GCCTATGTGACTTAAATCATCTCCAAGAGCTACATATGGGTGACAATGATCTTAGTGGTGTCTTGCCTTCATGTCTAACAAATTTGACTTCCCTAcaacaactctctctctcttccaatCAGTTGAAGATCCCGGTATCATTGAGCCCATTATACAACCTTTCAAAACTCAAGTCTTTTTATGGTTCAGATAATGAAATATTCACAGAAGAAGATGATCATAATCTAAGCCCAAAGTTCCAGTTAGAGTCCCTTTATTTGAGCAGTAATGGACAAGGTGTAGGAGCATTACCCAAGTTCCTTTACCATCAGTTCAACATCCAGTCTTTGGATCTTACAAACAACCAAATAAAGGGAGAGTTTCCAAATTGGTTGATTGAGAACAACACATACCTACAAGAACTTTATTTAGAAAATTGTTCTCTTTCGGGTCCATTCTTGTTGCCAAAGAATTCTCATGTGAATTTTTCATTCCTGAGTATATCCATGAATCACTTCCAAGGCCAAATCCCTTCAGAAATCGGAGATCGTTTGCCAGGGTTACAAGTTTTATTTATGTCTGATAATGGTTTCAATGGAAGCATTCCTTTCTCGTTGGGTAACATTAGCTCGCTGCAAGCGTTCGACCTGTCAAATAACAGTTTGCAAGGGCAGATCCCTGGATGGATAGGGAATATGTCTTCTCTTGAATTCTTGGACCTATCAGGGAACAATTTCTCTGGTCATTTACCACCTAGATTTGGCACTTCTTCAGATTTGAGATATGTTTATTTGTCTAGAAATAAGTTGCAAGGGCCGATCGCAATGGCATTTTATGACTTCTCTGAGATGTTCGCATTAGATCTTTCCCATAATAATTTAACTGGTACAATTCCAGAATGGATTGATAGGCTATCTAACTTGAGATTTTTACTCTTGAGTTATAACAATCTTAAAGGTGAAATCCCAATTCAATTATCCAAGTTGGACCAGTTAATCCTGATTGATCTTTCTCACAACCACCTTTCTGGTAACATCTCCTCTTGGACTATATCTACTCATAATTTCCCAGTAGAAAGCACTTACTTTGATTTACTGGCCATATCACAACAATCCTTCGAGTTTACAACGAAGAATGTATCCCTTTCTTATAGAGGCAACATTATCTGGTACTTCAAAGGAATTGATCTCTCATGCAACAATTTCACAGGAGAGATTCCTCTTGAAATTGGAAACCTCAGTATGATCAAGGCATTGAACCTTTCACACAACAGTTTGACCGGAGCAATTCCACCAACATTTTCAAACTTAAAGGAAATAGAGAGCTTGGATCTTTCCTACAACAAACTGGATGGAGAAATCCCACCTCGACTTATTGAACTATTTTCTCTAGAAGTTTTTAGTGTGGCTCATAATAATTTATCTGGTAAGACTCCTGCGAGAGTTGCACAGTTTGCCACGTTTGAGGAGAGCTGCTACAAGGACAATCCTTTTCTTTGTGGAGAACCGCTACCCAAAATATGTGGTGCGGCTATGCCACCATTACCAACACTAACTTCAACGAACAATGAAGATAATGGTGGCTTCATGGATATGGAGGTTTTCTATGTGACCTTTGGGGTTGCATACATCATGGTGCTACTGGTGATAGGTGTAGTTCTATATATAAATCCATATTGGCGACGAGCTTGGTTTCACTTTATCGAGATGAGCATCAACAATTGCTATTATTTTCTAGTTGATAATCTTTCCATTTTATCCAAGTTTGGGTTTTCATAG
- the LOC118040403 gene encoding cuscuta receptor 1-like isoform X1, with product MTSLKTLMLRSCNLNGQLPTTQGFLDLKNLEYLDLSYNTLNNSIFQTIRTMTSLKTLMLRSCNLNGQLPTNQGFLDLKNLEYLDLSYSTLNNSIFQTIRTMTSLKTLMLRSCNLNGQLPTTQGFLDLKNLEYLDLSSTTLNNSIFQAIRTMTSLKTLMLQSCNLNGRIPTTQGLCDLNHLQELHMGDNDLSGVLPSCLTNLTSLQQLSLSSNQLKIPVSLSPLYNLSKLKSFYGSDNEIFTEEDDHNLSPKFQLESLYLSSNGQGVGALPKFLYHQFNIQSLDLTNNQIKGEFPNWLIENNTYLQELYLENCSLSGPFLLPKNSHVNFSFLSISMNHFQGQIPSEIGDRLPGLQVLFMSDNGFNGSIPFSLGNISSLQAFDLSNNSLQGQIPGWIGNMSSLEFLDLSGNNFSGHLPPRFGTSSDLRYVYLSRNKLQGPIAMAFYDFSEMFALDLSHNNLTGTIPEWIDRLSNLRFLLLSYNNLKGEIPIQLSKLDQLILIDLSHNHLSGNISSWTISTHNFPVESTYFDLLAISQQSFEFTTKNVSLSYRGNIIWYFKGIDLSCNNFTGEIPLEIGNLSMIKALNLSHNSLTGAIPPTFSNLKEIESLDLSYNKLDGEIPPRLIELFSLEVFSVAHNNLSGKTPARVAQFATFEESCYKDNPFLCGEPLPKICGAAMPPLPTLTSTNNEDNGGFMDMEVFYVTFGVAYIMVLLVIGVVLYINPYWRRAWFHFIEMSINNCYYFLVDNLSILSKFGFS from the exons ATGACCTCTCTTAAAACTTTAATGTTGCGGAGTTGTAATTTAAATGGCCAATTACCTACAACCCAAG GCTTCCTTGATCTCAAGAACTTGGAATACTTGGATTTGAGTTACAATACTCTCAATAATAGCATCTTCCAAACCATCAGAACGATGACCTCTCTTAAAACTTTAATGTTGCGGAGTTGTAATTTAAATGGCCAATTACCTACAAACCAAG GCTTCCTTGATCTCAAGAACTTGGAATACTTGGATTTGAGTTACAGTACTCTCAATAATAGCATCTTCCAAACCATCAGAACGATGACCTCTCTTAAAACTTTAATGTTGCGGAGTTGTAATTTAAATGGCCAATTACCTACAACCCAAG GCTTCCTTGATCTCAAGAACTTGGAATACTTGGATTTAAGTTCCACTACTCTCAATAATAGCATCTTCCAAGCCATTCGAACGATGACCTCTCTTAAAACTTTAATGTTGCAGAGTTGTAATTTAAATGGCCGAATACCTACAACCCAAG GCCTATGTGACTTAAATCATCTCCAAGAGCTACATATGGGTGACAATGATCTTAGTGGTGTCTTGCCTTCATGTCTAACAAATTTGACTTCCCTAcaacaactctctctctcttccaatCAGTTGAAGATCCCGGTATCATTGAGCCCATTATACAACCTTTCAAAACTCAAGTCTTTTTATGGTTCAGATAATGAAATATTCACAGAAGAAGATGATCATAATCTAAGCCCAAAGTTCCAGTTAGAGTCCCTTTATTTGAGCAGTAATGGACAAGGTGTAGGAGCATTACCCAAGTTCCTTTACCATCAGTTCAACATCCAGTCTTTGGATCTTACAAACAACCAAATAAAGGGAGAGTTTCCAAATTGGTTGATTGAGAACAACACATACCTACAAGAACTTTATTTAGAAAATTGTTCTCTTTCGGGTCCATTCTTGTTGCCAAAGAATTCTCATGTGAATTTTTCATTCCTGAGTATATCCATGAATCACTTCCAAGGCCAAATCCCTTCAGAAATCGGAGATCGTTTGCCAGGGTTACAAGTTTTATTTATGTCTGATAATGGTTTCAATGGAAGCATTCCTTTCTCGTTGGGTAACATTAGCTCGCTGCAAGCGTTCGACCTGTCAAATAACAGTTTGCAAGGGCAGATCCCTGGATGGATAGGGAATATGTCTTCTCTTGAATTCTTGGACCTATCAGGGAACAATTTCTCTGGTCATTTACCACCTAGATTTGGCACTTCTTCAGATTTGAGATATGTTTATTTGTCTAGAAATAAGTTGCAAGGGCCGATCGCAATGGCATTTTATGACTTCTCTGAGATGTTCGCATTAGATCTTTCCCATAATAATTTAACTGGTACAATTCCAGAATGGATTGATAGGCTATCTAACTTGAGATTTTTACTCTTGAGTTATAACAATCTTAAAGGTGAAATCCCAATTCAATTATCCAAGTTGGACCAGTTAATCCTGATTGATCTTTCTCACAACCACCTTTCTGGTAACATCTCCTCTTGGACTATATCTACTCATAATTTCCCAGTAGAAAGCACTTACTTTGATTTACTGGCCATATCACAACAATCCTTCGAGTTTACAACGAAGAATGTATCCCTTTCTTATAGAGGCAACATTATCTGGTACTTCAAAGGAATTGATCTCTCATGCAACAATTTCACAGGAGAGATTCCTCTTGAAATTGGAAACCTCAGTATGATCAAGGCATTGAACCTTTCACACAACAGTTTGACCGGAGCAATTCCACCAACATTTTCAAACTTAAAGGAAATAGAGAGCTTGGATCTTTCCTACAACAAACTGGATGGAGAAATCCCACCTCGACTTATTGAACTATTTTCTCTAGAAGTTTTTAGTGTGGCTCATAATAATTTATCTGGTAAGACTCCTGCGAGAGTTGCACAGTTTGCCACGTTTGAGGAGAGCTGCTACAAGGACAATCCTTTTCTTTGTGGAGAACCGCTACCCAAAATATGTGGTGCGGCTATGCCACCATTACCAACACTAACTTCAACGAACAATGAAGATAATGGTGGCTTCATGGATATGGAGGTTTTCTATGTGACCTTTGGGGTTGCATACATCATGGTGCTACTGGTGATAGGTGTAGTTCTATATATAAATCCATATTGGCGACGAGCTTGGTTTCACTTTATCGAGATGAGCATCAACAATTGCTATTATTTTCTAGTTGATAATCTTTCCATTTTATCCAAGTTTGGGTTTTCATAG